TCACTTGCTCTAAAATCAGGTAAATTAAGAGCTGTATCTGCGTTTAACACACCAACTAATGTCACATTAGGAAAATCAAGTCCTTTAGCAATCATTTGAGTCCCTAGCAAGATATCCGCTTCTTGATTACCAAATTTCTGTAATAGTCTTTCGTGTGCCCCTTTTTTTCTAGTTGTATCTACATCCATTCTGATAATATTGCTTGTTGGGAAATTTTTCTTTAGTTCTTCTTCTACCTTTTGTGTCCCTGTGCCATAATACCGAATTTTTTTGCTATTGCAGACAGGACAAGTATGCGGGATGTGTTCTTCATGACCACAATAATGGCACTTCATTTTTTTAGTATCCATATGCAGTGTTAGCGAAATATCGCAATTTGGACATGGGAGTACATATCCACAATCTCGACACATCAAAAAAGAAGAATAGCCCCTTCGATTAAGCATCAATACCGTCTGTTCTTTTTTATCCAATCTAAGCTGAATCTGCTCTAATAATTTAGTGGAAAATGTCCCTCCCGTTTGTTGCCGATACTCTTTTCGCATATCAATTATCTCTACCTCTGGGAGTGTAGCTTGGGCACTTGCCCGCTCATTGAGTACTAGCAACTCGTAAACTCCTTTTTGCGCTCGAGCACGCGATTCCAACGAGGGGGTGGCACTTCCTAGGACCACTGGACAGTGGTGATACTTAGAACGCCAAATAGCTAGGTCTCTTGCATGATACCTTGGGGTTTCTTCTTGCTTATAACTAGTTTCATGTTCCTCGTCAATGATGATAATCCCTAAGTTTTCTATTGGAGCGAAAATGGCAGAGCGCGCGCCAACCACCACCCGTGCATCTTTCCGCTCTATCTTACGCCATTCGTCATATTTTTCTCCTTGTGAAAGTCCGCTATGTAACACTGCAACCTCATCCCCAAAACGCCCTTTGAAACGTTGGACCATCTGCGGCGTTAAAGAAATCTCCGGCACAAGTAAAATTGCAGACTTTCCCTTTTCTAAGGCATGAGCAATACTTTGTAAATATACTTCTGTTTTCCCACTACCTGTGATTCCTTCAAGCAAGAATGTCGTCGCTTGCTCTTCATCCATTGCCCGCCTAGTTTTTTGGTAGGCAAGTTCTTGCTGAGGCGTCAATTTCAGTGGTACTGTCCGTTCAAAGAAACGTTCTTTGTATGGATCACGGTAAATTTCTTGCTCTGTAATCGTCAACCAGCCCTGCTTTTCCCCTTCTTTTATTGTCTGGCGAGATATGCCTAGTTTTTCTGTTGCCTCTTTAATCGTACAAGACTTGCCGTCTAACGACTGTAGGTAGAGGAGCAATTGGTTTTTCTTTTTGGCAGACTTTCGCAACATCATTCGTTCTTCTTCGAGGCGTTCAAACGTCAAGGATGTAGCAAACGCCTGAATCGTTTTCACACGATTTTTTGACTTCACTTCGTAACGAATTTCGACTTTTTCTTCTTGCTTGAGTCTCATAACTTCTGGTAAATAATTTGATTTTTCTACTTCATCAAACGAAACCTCATCCAAATAGTGAAAAACTCGTGCATTTATTTCTTCTGGAATCTCATCAACTACTCTGATCCATTTTTGGTACGATGCTTTCATGACACTTGGAAGCATGGTTTGAAGACAAGTAATCTTAAACGAAAACGTCCGTCGCTTCATTTCTTCAGCAAGTATCAATAGTTCTTCATTCAAAACTGGTGTTAAATCAAATACAGTATCGATTTCTTTTAAATGGTCAACTATTGTATCGTCACTTCGCTCTTCAATGCTCACAACAAAACCTTGTACTTTGCGATTTCCATTGCCAAAGGGGACTGCTACACGCATACCTGGTTGAATATTTTTCCCCAACGCTTTTGAAACGAGATAAGAATAAGGAATGTCCGTTTGCATTGTTGGTACATCAACAATAATATTCGCTAAATAGTCCACTTTTATTCTCCTCGCTTTCATTTTGATCAATTTTCTTTATTTTACTAAATTACAGAGCATTTGTCTTCATTTCCTAGAACGATTAACTCCCCAAAATGGAAAAAACAGAACTAGTACTAGGCTAGTTCTGTTTATTTATTATTTTTCTTGTTGAATTTTTTCTTCTAATTCTTTTTTCTCTTTTTCTTGCGCTAACTTGCGCTCTTCTTCTTTTCGTTTGTGTAGTGCACGTTTTAGTTCAGGATTTGGATCTACAATTACGTCCCCAGCCTCAATCTCCTCTAAACCTTGGCCCACACTTTTCACAGATTCAAATTCTTCTAACATAGGAGTTGCACCCAAATCCAATTCATGTGCTCGCTTGCTTGCTAAAATCACTAAAGAATATTTAGAATCTACTCTTTCTAATAATGAGTCAATTGATGGTTTTAACATCATAGTGCTACATCCCCTTTAACATTTCTTTGTATTTGTCTATTACCCGGTTTACTCGGTAGTGCTCACTTGAAATAATTTCTTTTATTCTTTTTACAGCGAACTCAACTTTGTCATTGACCACTGCGTAATCATAATTGCTCATCATTTCAATTTCTTCACGTGCTATACGCATTCTTTTTTCTACAACTGCCAAGTCATCAGTTCCTCGACCGAGTATTCTAGACTTTAGCTCCGTCAAGTCAGGCGGCGTAAGAAAAATAAACACACCATCTGGGACTTTTTCTTTTACTTGCATGGCACCTTGCACTTCAATCTCAAGGAAAACATCTTTTCCCTCATCCAAAGTTTTGTTCACATACGAAAGAGGCGTTCCGTAATAATTGTTGACATACTCCGCATACTCCAACATCTCACCGGCCTCAATCAAAGCTTCAAACTCTTCGCGTGTACGGAAAAAGTAATCCACTCCTTCTATTTCTCCGACTCTTTTCTTTCGTGTCGTCATTGAAATAGAATACTGAAAATCATTATCTTCACTTTCAAATATTGCTTTTCTAACAGTTCCCTTCCCTACACCTGAGGGTCCAGATAATACAATTAGTAATCCTCTTTCTGACATGGTGTCTTCCTTTCAGTACAGTATCATAAGATAGTTTATTCTATATTCTGCACTTGTTCAAGTCTTTTTGCAAGTTTTTTTATAGGCTTATAAGCTTTCTTTTATTTTTATCCAAAAAGTTGACAGGGAAAAAAACTACATTTCTTTTATTGTTTTAACAAGTTCTTCAAATTCTTCGTTCGTTAAAGTAATCCCTTTACCCATTTTTTCATGTCCTGGTGCCCAGTCTCTTAAGTCGAACTTAGGCGGCCGACCATTCCAACTAACCAAATTCAGTTCTTTCGTCCATTCTTTAGGATTTGTCGATAAAACCGCTATTTCTTCGACAATCTCATACGAAAATTCTTGTGGCATAATCCCACTCCTTTACTCAAGTCTAGTATACCAAAATTTGAATTACTTAAAAAGCTTTTTCCCTGTCATGTATTAATACGCAAAATACGCTTCATTTTATTTTTGTTGAAAAAAATCGTTTTTTAAGATACAATAACACTCGATTGAAGCAGTTGATTTTTACCAAAAAAGATCCTATAATGAAATTAGAGGTGATGGTGATGGAGGAAAAGCAAGATAAATCTGCTAATATAAAAAGGTTTACGAAGCAAGTTTCTTTATCTTCGCAAAAAATTCTTGCTGCCTTTTTTGATGATTCTCTCAAAGATAAAGAGAAAAAGGAAAAGATTTGTCGACAGCTGGATGTTGCAATTCGAAACAAAGAACTTGTGGTTATTCAGTTACGCCTCACCAATAGTGCCCTACCTGAGTTTGAAACTGTCGCCGGCTTTGTGTACAGGAATAAAAATAGCCCTGCACAGATTATATTACGTTCCTTACCCTCCCAAACGTTGCGCATGATTGCGATAAAGGATATTCTGAAAGTTAGTATTTTACACCAAAGAATCGCACGTGCGTAGTTCGCGGCTAGATAATGAATAGAAAAAAGGCTGGTACCTAAGCATACCCCTGTATGTTTAGGTACCAGTCTTTTTTCTTATGTAATCTTCTTTTTCGTTTCTGATAAATAGAGCCCCAAACTAACGCAAATCGCTTGATTGACCTGGTTCATATTTTCTGTATCTAGCTGACAAATTTTTTCTCGCAGTCTTGATTTATCGATGGTTCGAATTTGTTCAAGCAATACAACCGAATCCTTTGTGATGCCCGATTTATTCGAGCTAATGCGAATATGTGTGGGCAGTTTATTTTTAAATGTTTTGGCGGTAATTGCTGCGATAATAACCGTAGGACTAAAGTGATTGCCCAAATTATTTTGGATAACTAACACTGGTCTCGTCCCTCCTTGTTCTGATCCTACAACTGGTGAAAGATCTGCAAAAAAAATATCCCCTCTCTTAATCATTTCTTTCCCCCTCTCTCTTTATTTTTTACATACCTTTTTAAAACAAAAAATGTAAAAAACAAAGCCGCTAAGCTTTATTTTTCTAAAATAATCTGGGCTGTCGCTAATTGGTCTGTATGAGAAATTGACACATGCACCTTGCCTTCAAATGGTGATTGTGTCACAACAGGCTTGCCAGATTCCCCTGAAAGTATTTCAATATCACGGAGTCCCAACTTTCCAAGACCTGTTCCGTAAGCCTTTGAGAAAGCTTCTTTACAGGAGAATCTTCCCGCTAAATACTCCACTTTTCTTTTTTCAGATAATGTGTCAAATTTTTCGAGTTCCTTTTTAGTTAATATTTTTTGAATCATAGCAGGTTTTTCTACAATAATATTTTTAATCCGCTCTAATTCAACAATATCAATTCCAATTCCATAGATCATTTTCCCACCTCGCTCAATGAAACAGCTTTCTTTCTCGTATATGATAATATTATACAACATTATTATATAAAAAAACATTCCTTTTTTAATTTATTTTCAAACTAAACATACGAAAAAAGCCAGAATTTTCATCTGGCTTTTACAAAAAGGAAATTACTATTAGTTAACTATTTGTCCTTATCCTTTTGTGTTCGTACGAATTACAAATCCACGACTCTTGTCTTTGGGTTTATTTTTCTTTTGATAATTACGATTTTTACTGTAATTATTTTTGCTATTGCCGCCACGGCTATCGCCACGATTGTTACGTTGTCCATAACGATTGTTGCTGCTACGGTTATTACGTTGTCCTTTTTTCCCAGTCGATGGCAATGGACGCTCTGGCGTAATATTTACAGGAACATCTGAAGCCGTTTTGGCGATGCTCTTAAGTAATAATGCTGCTAAATCCTCAGCAGAATACTTTTCAAGTAAAGCACTAGCGGTTTCTTTATATTTGTCAAGATCACTTTCACCTTCTACAATGTCTTGATCAATTTTTTCAACAGCTGCAGTTATTTGACCTTTAAAGGCTTCTTTTTCGGTTGGCGGACGCATTGGACTCATCCGTTTTTTCGTAAGCTCTTCAATCACATGAAGGTAGCCCATTTCATTTGGTGTAACAAATGTTACAGACAGTCCGCCTTTTCCAGCACGGCCAGTTCTCCCAATACGGTGAACATAGCTTTCTGGGTCTTGTGGAATATCGTAGTTGTACACATGCGTAACACCAGAAATATCTAATCCACGAGCGGCAACATCTGTTGCGACTAAAATATCAAGTTTGCCACTTTTGAATGCACGTAAGACGCTCATCCGTTTTTGTTGAGACAAGTCTCCATGGATTCCTTCTGCTTTATATCCGCGCATTTCAAGCCCTTTTGCAAGTTCATCTACACGACGTTTCGTACGTCCAAAAATAATCGTTAATTCCGGCGTTTGAACATCAAACAAACGAGTCATAATATCAAATTTTTCGTAATCTTTACAACGAACGTAGTATTGATCGATTAAACTTGCTGTCATTTCTTTAGACTTGATTTGGACATGTTCCGGATTTTTCATAAATTTCACACCAATTTGCTTGATGCTGTTTGGCATTGTAGCAGAAAAAAGTAAGGTTTGTCTTTGGTCAGGTACTTTAGCAATGATTGCTTCAATATCATCCAAAAAGCCCATATTAAGCATTTCATCTGCTTCATCTAAGACAAGTGTTTCCACTGTATCTAGTTTTAAGGTGCGACGGTTAATATGGTCCAACATACGGCCTGGAGTTCCAACAATAATGTGTGGATGATCTTTTAGCGCGCGGATTTGTCTGCCAATATCTGCCCCACCGTAAACTGCTTGTACACGAATTTTTTTATCTTTTCCTAAACGGAATAACTCTTCTTGCGTTTGAATCGCAAGTTCTCTAGTTGGCGCAATGACCAAACCTTGAGTAACACGATTCTTTGTGTCAATTTTTTCCAACATTGGCAATCCAAATGCCGCCGTTTTCCCTGTTCCAGTTTGTGCTTGTCCAATAACATCTTTTCCTTCTAACGCTAGCGTAATCGTTCCTGCTTGGATTGGGGTAGTTTCTTCAAAGCCAGAACGTTTAATTGCTTTTAGTAGATCTTCAGAAAGTCCTAATTCTTCAAATTTCAAATGATATCCTCCTAATTTTTTTGTTTCTAACTTGTGACGTCTATCTTCTCGAATTTATATTTCAACATTTCACATACGTTCAAGTCCACATCCGTCAAATTTTATCATATTTTATGCATTCTTACAAATGATACCTCTTAATTTTTGTCAATTTCAGCTGATTTTTTGCACGATTTCCTCTAATTTCATCCCATTACTTGCTTTTAAAACCACCATATCTTGGGGCGCTAAAGAAGCTTGTAAGTCCTGAATTAACTGGTTTTTTTGAGCAAATGAATAATAGTGAATTGACTCGTTTTTATATACTTTTTTTAGTTCCTCAAAAAGATTTTTCATTTCAGGACCAAATAAATAGATTTCCTGAATTTTTTCAGGATCTAAATGGTTTTTCATTTGTTGATGTAACGCGGCAGACGCATCCCCTAACTCTAACATATCTCCCAATACTGCGAGTTTCTTTCCCTTATTTTCCAATTTTGAGAAAGTATCCAAAACCAAGCCCATCGCTGTTGGATTGGCATTATAAACATCACTGAGTATGTCAGCTCCATTTTGGGCTTTTTTCCATTCCGTTCGATTTTGAGTCAACTTCATAGTACTAAGACCTCTTTGTATTTGAGTGAGATCCAAGTCAAAGTGTCGACCAATCTCAATCGCAACTAGAGCATTTCGGGCATTGTAGCTACCCAAAACAGGGATTTGAAACGCCATGTCTGGATAGAGATTCACCGTAAAGCTTGTTCTTTCTTTTTCTTCTTCAATAGACGTCACATAGCAATCACTGGCCCCGTAAAGCCCAAATGTTGTCACCTTTATACTTGGGTCAATTTCTTTTACAAATGAGGTTAGCAATGGTTCATCTGCAGGAATTATCAGTTCTCCCCCTGCTTGTAACCCTTCTGTGATTTCCATTTTTGCTTGCGCAATTCCTTTACGAGAGCCAAAATTCTCAATATGTGACTCTCCAATCAAGGTGATTGCCGCAATTTCAGGCTTACCCATTTTAGCAAGAAATGATATTTCTCCTGCATGATCCATGCCCATCTCCAATACCAAAACCTCAGTTTCATTTGGCATGTGTAAAATAGTATACGGGAGTCCAATATGATTATTATAGTTTCCTTGAGTTTTATAGGTATGGTATTTTTGTTTTAAAATGGCTTCAGTCATATCTTTTGTTGTGGTTTTCCCATTGCTTCCAGTGATGGCCACTACCTTGGGATTCATTTTTTTCAGATAGTAGCGAGCTAGTTCTTGCAGTGCTAGCAGCGTGTCCTCCACAACTAAAGTGGGAAATTCTTCTGGTACATTTCCCCTTGCCCAAAGGGTCGCGCTCGCTCCTTGCTGTAGCGCGTTTTCGACAAAATCATGGCCATCACGTATACCTTTTAACGGTACAAACAATGCCCCTTCTTTAAGCAAACGACTATCAAACTCAATACTAGAAATAGTAAAATCAGGCCATTTTTCCCAATTATTTTTTGCATGCACAACGGATGCAATTTCATGGTATGTTAATTGCATAGTTTCTCCTTCTTTAACAAAGTAAAAGCTGAACGATCTTGTTCAGCTTTTGACCTGCATCTAATTATTGCATTCTCAAACTTTTTCTCTGCTTATAACGCATCAAACCTAACTGGATTAACTCTTCTAGTAAGTCGCCATATTGAAGCCCCATTTCTTGCCACAGCAATGGATACATACTAAAAGGTGTAAAGCCTGGCATTGTATTGATTTCGTTTAGGAATAATTCATTATTACTCGTTAAAAAGAAATCACAACGACTAAGGCCACTTCCATCTAATGTCAAATAAGCTTTTTCTGCATATTCACGTGCTTTTTGCTGAATTTCTTCTGGAATGTCGGCAGGAATTTGTAAATCAACATCATTATTAAGGTATTTTGCATCGTAGTCATAAAAAGAGACAGTCTTCACAATTTCTCCTGGAACGGTCGTCCGCACCTCTTCATTGCCCAAAACAGCAACCTCAATCTCACGCGCTTCTATCCCTTGCTCGACTAACACTCGACGATCAAATCCAAAAGCTTCTTCAATCGCACACTGTAATTCTTCGCGATTTTCTGCTTTACTGATTCCAACACTAGAACCTAAATTAGCAGGCTTGACAAACATTGGATATAATAGCGTTCCTTCACATTTTTCAAAAATTTCTTGTGGTTGCTCTTTCCATTTCGTTTTGACAACTGACACATAAGGAACTTGAGGTACCCCCACTTGTTGCAGGATGTGTTTCGTCATAATCTTGTCCATGCCACATGCACTGGCTAAAACGCCACAACCGACATAAGGCATATCTAACATTTCAAACAACCCTTGGACCGTCCCATCTTCTCCGTTGGGTCCATGTAAAATCGGCATCACAATACTATTTTCTTCTTTGATGTCAGCTGGTGTAATCACCTGAGAATTAGCCTCTGTCAAATCTAAAATAGTTTTATCTTTAGGAATATCTGTCAAAACTGGTCCTTTTCGCCAAATTCCTGCTTGCGTAATTTGAACCAGTTGCACTTGATAATATTCATAGTAAACGGCTTGTAGTATTGAAAAAGCAGATAAAAGTGACACTTTATGTTCTGCACTTTTTCCTCCGTAAATTAAAATGATTTTCAAATCATTTTCGCCCCCTTAAAATAGCACTTCTTTCAAGTTACACGACATTATTATACTGTATTTTTGCCAAAAACTCTATTTCTATTTTAGAGTTTACATAAAAACGAACAAAAATAAGTGATTTTCCGCTCTGACTTCACTTCCTTTAGTTTTCGTAAACGAACAAAAGGTTGGAGAAGCTCCCCCAACCTTTTGTTACTAGCGACTAGTTTAATTCATCTTCAAAAAAATGCCAGGTTTTTTTACTTGTATTATAAACTAAAGAAGCAATTTTCATCTCTTCCGTATATCTCTGCTCTCTTGCTTCACGCAATCGATCTTCTACAACATAGATTGGAATGGTATACGTTTTATTCACAATCTCTTCTTGCTTAAAGCTCAGAACAATTCCTTCTTGAAAAACAGCATGAAGCTCCTTTACAATTTCCAATGGAACAGGTTCTACTGGAATCGCTCTTTTAAAAAAAGATTTTTTATTGTTTAGTTTTTCGAGTACCAGCCTGGTTATCTTCCCACCAATTGTCAAGTAGAACTCCTCTAAATGACGATAGTAAACTTTGGTTAACCGATCTGTTTCAAAAAAAACATAATTATTTTGTAATTTATAAAAAAATGGAGAATGTAATTGTGTTCTCATATGTCCAAAGTAAAGCAGCTCTGAAATTTCCATTGGGGTTAACTGTTTTACTAGTGCTAATTCATTAAAATCAATCCACTTAATTTGTGGTTCTCTTTTTTTACTGATATAGAGAAAATACTGTTCAATTTCTTCAGGTTCACGAATGATTTTCAAGCCAGTATGTGGCTCATATTCTCCTTCTTCGCAATTTGGATCAAGCAGCAACAAATTTTTGGGACGTTGTACGATAGAATGGCTAAAATCAAGATTCGTTAGTCCATCTGAAAGAACTGCATTCGTCATGTTATCTAAATGGATATATATGTAATCCGACACCAGTTCCCCCCCTTTCTTTCATTCACTCTTTATTTTACCTCATTATATAAAAAAAGTGTCAAAAATTTTTTTAAATTTATGTTACATATTACACTTTTTTTATTTTTTAGAAATGCTTATGTAATCTTCTTATCATTTCTTTTTTGTTTTATTTTTGCTAAAATGAAAATGCAAGATTTTTAACCAATCACAGGAGGGGTTTATTATTCACAAAAAACGTAGGTCCAAAGAAAATCAATCGAAAAAAAGATGGAAAAATTGGCTCACAAACTTCTTATTAGTTATTCTTTTAATTGTTGGGCTAGTACTTATCTTCAACGAACAAATAAAAAATCAAATTGTCAAACAAACAACCGCAACCAATCGAATCGAACATATGACGCCAAAAAAAATCAAGAAAAACGAACAAAAAAAAGCGGATTTTAATTTTGAACAAGTGAAATCTCTAGACTTTGATACCATTATTCAGGCACGATTAAACCAAGATCAATTGGCTATTTTAGGAGGGATTGCTGTCCCAAGCGTCCAACTTAATTTGCCTATCATCAAAGGAGTTTCCAATTATTCTTTAGCAGTTGGTGCAGGTACAATGAAGGAGGAGCAGGTGATGGGCTCAGGCAACTACGCTCTTGCCAGTCACCACATGATCAACGAGAGTTTACTTTTTTCACCACTTGTTAACGTTAATGTAGGCTCACTTATCTATTTAACAGATTTAAGCAACGTCTATACTTACAAGATTACGATGAAAGAATATGTCACGCCAGACCAAGTCCAAGTCATTGAGGACGTGGCCGGCAAAAAACTTGTGACACTAGTCACCTGCGACACAACCGGCGATAAACGTTTGATTGTCCAAGGAGAGCTTGTTTCTGCTTCAAGTACAAAAGAGGCGAGCGAAGAAGCAAAAGAGGCATTTAATATTGCAACTAATACCTACAAATAAAAATAAACAGCTCCAAACAAGTTTTTTGTCAACGCTTGTTTGGAGCTGTTTATTTAATACAAATCTTTTCTAACCAATACTTGCAGCCTTGTTGAATGAGTTGATACGTTAACTCGAAGTCTCCAGTATAGTAAGGATCTGGTACCTCTTTAGCGGTTTTTGTTCCATTTTCTAAAAATAAATGAATTTTCTTTTTTGTTCCATCTGGTGC
The DNA window shown above is from Vagococcus entomophilus and carries:
- the gmk gene encoding guanylate kinase, whose amino-acid sequence is MSERGLLIVLSGPSGVGKGTVRKAIFESEDNDFQYSISMTTRKKRVGEIEGVDYFFRTREEFEALIEAGEMLEYAEYVNNYYGTPLSYVNKTLDEGKDVFLEIEVQGAMQVKEKVPDGVFIFLTPPDLTELKSRILGRGTDDLAVVEKRMRIAREEIEMMSNYDYAVVNDKVEFAVKRIKEIISSEHYRVNRVIDKYKEMLKGM
- a CDS encoding type II toxin-antitoxin system PemK/MazF family toxin, which produces MIKRGDIFFADLSPVVGSEQGGTRPVLVIQNNLGNHFSPTVIIAAITAKTFKNKLPTHIRISSNKSGITKDSVVLLEQIRTIDKSRLREKICQLDTENMNQVNQAICVSLGLYLSETKKKIT
- a CDS encoding D-alanine--D-alanine ligase; protein product: MKIILIYGGKSAEHKVSLLSAFSILQAVYYEYYQVQLVQITQAGIWRKGPVLTDIPKDKTILDLTEANSQVITPADIKEENSIVMPILHGPNGEDGTVQGLFEMLDMPYVGCGVLASACGMDKIMTKHILQQVGVPQVPYVSVVKTKWKEQPQEIFEKCEGTLLYPMFVKPANLGSSVGISKAENREELQCAIEEAFGFDRRVLVEQGIEAREIEVAVLGNEEVRTTVPGEIVKTVSFYDYDAKYLNNDVDLQIPADIPEEIQQKAREYAEKAYLTLDGSGLSRCDFFLTSNNELFLNEINTMPGFTPFSMYPLLWQEMGLQYGDLLEELIQLGLMRYKQRKSLRMQ
- a CDS encoding class A sortase, translated to MTPKKIKKNEQKKADFNFEQVKSLDFDTIIQARLNQDQLAILGGIAVPSVQLNLPIIKGVSNYSLAVGAGTMKEEQVMGSGNYALASHHMINESLLFSPLVNVNVGSLIYLTDLSNVYTYKITMKEYVTPDQVQVIEDVAGKKLVTLVTCDTTGDKRLIVQGELVSASSTKEASEEAKEAFNIATNTYK
- a CDS encoding UDP-N-acetylmuramoyl-tripeptide--D-alanyl-D-alanine ligase; its protein translation is MQLTYHEIASVVHAKNNWEKWPDFTISSIEFDSRLLKEGALFVPLKGIRDGHDFVENALQQGASATLWARGNVPEEFPTLVVEDTLLALQELARYYLKKMNPKVVAITGSNGKTTTKDMTEAILKQKYHTYKTQGNYNNHIGLPYTILHMPNETEVLVLEMGMDHAGEISFLAKMGKPEIAAITLIGESHIENFGSRKGIAQAKMEITEGLQAGGELIIPADEPLLTSFVKEIDPSIKVTTFGLYGASDCYVTSIEEEKERTSFTVNLYPDMAFQIPVLGSYNARNALVAIEIGRHFDLDLTQIQRGLSTMKLTQNRTEWKKAQNGADILSDVYNANPTAMGLVLDTFSKLENKGKKLAVLGDMLELGDASAALHQQMKNHLDPEKIQEIYLFGPEMKNLFEELKKVYKNESIHYYSFAQKNQLIQDLQASLAPQDMVVLKASNGMKLEEIVQKIS
- the acpS gene encoding holo-ACP synthase, with protein sequence MIYGIGIDIVELERIKNIIVEKPAMIQKILTKKELEKFDTLSEKRKVEYLAGRFSCKEAFSKAYGTGLGKLGLRDIEILSGESGKPVVTQSPFEGKVHVSISHTDQLATAQIILEK
- the priA gene encoding primosomal protein N'; this encodes MDYLANIIVDVPTMQTDIPYSYLVSKALGKNIQPGMRVAVPFGNGNRKVQGFVVSIEERSDDTIVDHLKEIDTVFDLTPVLNEELLILAEEMKRRTFSFKITCLQTMLPSVMKASYQKWIRVVDEIPEEINARVFHYLDEVSFDEVEKSNYLPEVMRLKQEEKVEIRYEVKSKNRVKTIQAFATSLTFERLEEERMMLRKSAKKKNQLLLYLQSLDGKSCTIKEATEKLGISRQTIKEGEKQGWLTITEQEIYRDPYKERFFERTVPLKLTPQQELAYQKTRRAMDEEQATTFLLEGITGSGKTEVYLQSIAHALEKGKSAILLVPEISLTPQMVQRFKGRFGDEVAVLHSGLSQGEKYDEWRKIERKDARVVVGARSAIFAPIENLGIIIIDEEHETSYKQEETPRYHARDLAIWRSKYHHCPVVLGSATPSLESRARAQKGVYELLVLNERASAQATLPEVEIIDMRKEYRQQTGGTFSTKLLEQIQLRLDKKEQTVLMLNRRGYSSFLMCRDCGYVLPCPNCDISLTLHMDTKKMKCHYCGHEEHIPHTCPVCNSKKIRYYGTGTQKVEEELKKNFPTSNIIRMDVDTTRKKGAHERLLQKFGNQEADILLGTQMIAKGLDFPNVTLVGVLNADTALNLPDFRASEKTFQLLTQVSGRAGRADKKGEVIVQTFNPKHYAIQFAQDQDYEGFYKREMQIRHQGNYPPYFFTVQIITNHEDETVAAKKMFQIVQQLKQILSPQSILLGPTPKAVLRVNNRYFYQTVIKYKHEPQLEAALRAILEEAQLEVRHGLRLSIDVEPMNFI
- the cshA gene encoding degradosome RNA helicase CshA, whose amino-acid sequence is MKFEELGLSEDLLKAIKRSGFEETTPIQAGTITLALEGKDVIGQAQTGTGKTAAFGLPMLEKIDTKNRVTQGLVIAPTRELAIQTQEELFRLGKDKKIRVQAVYGGADIGRQIRALKDHPHIIVGTPGRMLDHINRRTLKLDTVETLVLDEADEMLNMGFLDDIEAIIAKVPDQRQTLLFSATMPNSIKQIGVKFMKNPEHVQIKSKEMTASLIDQYYVRCKDYEKFDIMTRLFDVQTPELTIIFGRTKRRVDELAKGLEMRGYKAEGIHGDLSQQKRMSVLRAFKSGKLDILVATDVAARGLDISGVTHVYNYDIPQDPESYVHRIGRTGRAGKGGLSVTFVTPNEMGYLHVIEELTKKRMSPMRPPTEKEAFKGQITAAVEKIDQDIVEGESDLDKYKETASALLEKYSAEDLAALLLKSIAKTASDVPVNITPERPLPSTGKKGQRNNRSSNNRYGQRNNRGDSRGGNSKNNYSKNRNYQKKNKPKDKSRGFVIRTNTKG
- the rpoZ gene encoding DNA-directed RNA polymerase subunit omega translates to MMLKPSIDSLLERVDSKYSLVILASKRAHELDLGATPMLEEFESVKSVGQGLEEIEAGDVIVDPNPELKRALHKRKEEERKLAQEKEKKELEEKIQQEK
- a CDS encoding YdbC family protein, coding for MPQEFSYEIVEEIAVLSTNPKEWTKELNLVSWNGRPPKFDLRDWAPGHEKMGKGITLTNEEFEELVKTIKEM